In Stenotrophomonas sp. ASS1, the following proteins share a genomic window:
- a CDS encoding HdeD family acid-resistance protein: protein MNSPLSPLLSAVGRSWWILLLYGLVALGFGIVAIGWPLSAAMALAWTLGVMAIVEGVISLFALVSGGSGASRGWLALYAIASLGFGILAVINPLATASVLVLFLAAWLLVAGIYRIVFAIRVRKQIQGEWLLILSGVLAVVLGVLFAANPYAGVAVTTLWIGIGSLLYGLLQVLVAFKLRKLK, encoded by the coding sequence ATGAATTCCCCCTTGTCTCCCCTGTTGTCGGCGGTTGGGCGCAGCTGGTGGATCCTGCTGCTGTATGGGCTGGTTGCGCTGGGTTTCGGCATCGTCGCCATCGGCTGGCCGCTCTCTGCAGCCATGGCATTGGCATGGACGCTGGGTGTGATGGCCATCGTTGAAGGTGTCATCAGCCTGTTCGCACTGGTCAGCGGCGGCAGCGGTGCCTCGCGTGGCTGGCTGGCGCTGTATGCCATCGCCTCGCTGGGTTTCGGCATCCTGGCGGTGATCAATCCGCTGGCCACCGCCAGCGTGCTGGTGCTGTTCCTGGCAGCGTGGCTGCTGGTGGCCGGCATCTATCGCATCGTGTTCGCGATCCGCGTGCGCAAGCAGATCCAGGGCGAGTGGCTGCTGATCCTCAGTGGCGTGCTGGCGGTGGTGCTGGGCGTGCTGTTCGCGGCCAACCCGTATGCGGGCGTTGCGGTGACCACGCTGTGGATCGGCATCGGCAGCCTGCTGTACGGGCTGTTGCAGGTGCTGGTGGCGTTCAAGCTGCGGAAGCTGAAGTGA
- a CDS encoding ComF family protein: MPLAYLPLPADWPAVLLRVLLPLRCLVCNDPGHDDLDLCRACLAELPWAGRACLRCALPLPDNALIVCGSCREEAPPHAATHASLLYLPPVDQLLVRYKFHQDLAAGRLLAQLMQRAPPPWSCLPLVPVPLHRRRLRQRGYNQAAELCRLLPMPVWQGLYRRRHTAPQSERTAEQRRENLFDAFDVRGPVPPRLTVVDDVMTTGSTVMEVAETLRWVGADEVRVWVCARAP, from the coding sequence ATGCCTCTTGCCTACCTCCCTCTACCGGCGGATTGGCCCGCAGTGCTGCTTCGCGTTCTGCTGCCACTGCGTTGCCTGGTCTGCAACGACCCGGGCCACGATGATCTTGACCTGTGCCGCGCCTGCCTTGCCGAGCTGCCGTGGGCCGGCCGCGCCTGCCTGCGCTGCGCATTGCCGCTGCCCGACAACGCCCTGATCGTCTGCGGCAGCTGCCGCGAGGAAGCGCCACCGCATGCCGCTACCCATGCCAGCCTGTTGTACCTGCCGCCGGTCGACCAGCTGCTGGTGCGCTACAAGTTCCATCAGGATCTCGCCGCCGGTCGCCTGCTGGCGCAGTTGATGCAGCGCGCACCGCCGCCGTGGTCATGCCTACCGCTGGTGCCGGTACCGCTGCACCGGCGCCGCCTGCGCCAGCGCGGCTACAACCAGGCCGCAGAACTGTGCCGCCTGCTGCCGATGCCGGTCTGGCAGGGGCTGTACCGGCGGCGGCATACCGCGCCGCAGTCTGAGCGTACGGCCGAACAGCGCAGGGAAAACCTGTTCGATGCGTTCGATGTACGTGGTCCGGTGCCGCCGCGACTGACAGTGGTGGACGATGTGATGACCACCGGCAGCACGGTGATGGAGGTTGCGGAGACGCTGCGGTGGGTGGGAGCGGACGAGGTGCGGGTATGGGTCTGCGCGCGGGCGCCGTGA
- a CDS encoding chloride channel protein, translating to MTDLHRLRGRITALVLSEAWRRRAALWGGAVAVALVAILFAKASDAAFHLFQRITAHSPWWALLLTPGIFALLAWLTSGVLKPTRGSGIPQVIAALDKPDEPFRKVNLSPAVSAGKLLLTSLSLLGGASVGREGPTVHVGASLMYLFGRWFGFKDPRELSHFLLAGGAAGIAAAFNTPLAGIVFAIEELSGRFEHRFSGTLLTAVIVGGVVSLGLLGNYTYFGHVSARLPLGQGWLAILLCGVVAGLLGGLFARAVLASAAGRPRWLGQLRQRHPVLLAAGCGLVVVLLALLFGEGAFGTGYEQARSLVQGQAMVGHEFGLMKLLANLASYVAGIPGGLFSPALAVGAGLGHNLAVLMPGVDPRAFVLLGMCAYLTGVTQAPLTSAVISLELTDSGDLLLPILATVLIARGVSGLVCRVPIYRGLAEVLMMPAVVPHSPSSGKDFTK from the coding sequence ATGACCGATCTTCACCGCCTCCGCGGCCGCATCACCGCGCTGGTTCTCAGCGAGGCCTGGCGTCGCCGTGCCGCGCTCTGGGGCGGCGCCGTGGCCGTGGCGCTGGTGGCCATCCTGTTCGCCAAGGCCAGCGACGCGGCCTTCCATCTGTTCCAGCGCATCACCGCGCACTCGCCGTGGTGGGCCCTGCTGCTTACGCCCGGCATCTTCGCGCTGCTGGCCTGGCTCACTTCCGGTGTGCTGAAACCCACGCGGGGCAGCGGTATTCCGCAGGTCATCGCTGCGTTGGACAAGCCCGATGAGCCGTTCCGGAAGGTCAATCTTTCGCCTGCGGTCTCGGCGGGCAAGCTGCTGCTGACCTCGTTGTCGCTGCTCGGCGGCGCGTCGGTCGGGCGCGAAGGGCCCACCGTGCATGTGGGTGCCAGCCTGATGTACCTGTTCGGCCGCTGGTTCGGCTTCAAGGATCCACGCGAGCTCTCGCACTTCCTGCTGGCCGGTGGTGCAGCGGGTATCGCGGCGGCGTTCAACACGCCGTTGGCCGGTATCGTCTTTGCCATCGAGGAGCTCAGCGGCCGTTTCGAACATCGCTTCTCCGGCACCCTGCTGACCGCGGTGATCGTCGGTGGCGTGGTGTCGCTGGGCCTGCTGGGCAACTACACCTACTTCGGCCATGTGAGCGCACGCCTGCCGCTGGGCCAGGGCTGGCTGGCGATCCTGCTGTGCGGCGTGGTGGCGGGCTTGCTGGGAGGCCTGTTCGCGCGTGCGGTGCTGGCCAGTGCGGCGGGCCGCCCGCGCTGGCTGGGCCAGCTGCGCCAGCGGCATCCGGTTCTGTTGGCCGCAGGCTGCGGCCTGGTGGTGGTACTGCTCGCCCTGCTCTTCGGTGAAGGCGCGTTCGGCACCGGCTACGAGCAGGCGCGCAGTCTGGTGCAGGGGCAGGCGATGGTCGGTCACGAGTTCGGGTTGATGAAGCTGCTGGCGAATCTGGCGTCCTACGTGGCGGGCATCCCCGGTGGCCTGTTCTCGCCGGCGCTGGCGGTCGGTGCCGGCCTTGGGCACAACCTCGCGGTGCTGATGCCGGGTGTGGATCCGCGTGCGTTTGTGCTGTTGGGCATGTGTGCCTATCTGACCGGCGTCACCCAGGCACCACTGACCTCGGCGGTGATCTCGCTGGAGCTGACCGACAGTGGTGATCTGCTGCTGCCGATCCTGGCCACGGTGCTGATCGCGCGCGGCGTGTCCGGGTTGGTGTGTCGCGTGCCGATCTATCGCGGGCTGGCGGAGGTGTTGATGATGCCCGCCGTCGTGCCACACTCGCCTTCCAGCGGAAAGGATTTCACGAAGTGA
- the bioB gene encoding biotin synthase BioB → MAAAIRHDWQHDELQALFDLPFPELLFRAAAVHREHFDPSQVQVSTLLSVKTGGCPEDCAYCPQAQRYSTGVNAQKLMETDAVLAKARQAKAAGASRFCMGAAWRSPKDRDIPKVAAMIAGVKALGLETCATLGMLSGEQARALKDAGLDYYNHNLDTAPDYYDSIIHTRQYQDRLDTLEHVRDAGLKTCCGGIVGMGETRAQRVGLLLALATLPAHPDSVPINKLVQVAGTPLHGSAELDPFEFVRMIAVARIAMPRSMVRLSAGREAMSDELQALCFLAGANSIFYGDKLLTTGNPESERDLALFARLGLQPMAVQVDAEGHDHGGTVHADISADTPGCGCAHAA, encoded by the coding sequence ATGGCTGCTGCCATCCGCCACGACTGGCAACACGACGAACTGCAGGCGCTGTTCGATCTGCCGTTCCCCGAGCTGCTGTTCCGCGCCGCAGCGGTCCATCGCGAGCATTTCGACCCCTCGCAGGTGCAGGTCTCCACGCTGCTGTCGGTGAAGACCGGCGGCTGCCCGGAAGACTGCGCGTACTGCCCGCAGGCGCAGCGCTACAGCACCGGGGTGAACGCGCAGAAGCTGATGGAGACCGATGCGGTGCTGGCCAAGGCACGCCAGGCCAAGGCCGCCGGCGCGTCGCGCTTCTGCATGGGTGCCGCGTGGCGTTCGCCGAAGGACCGCGACATTCCGAAGGTGGCGGCAATGATCGCCGGGGTGAAGGCACTGGGCCTTGAGACCTGTGCCACGCTGGGCATGCTCAGTGGCGAACAGGCACGTGCGCTGAAGGACGCCGGCCTGGACTACTACAACCACAACCTCGATACCGCGCCGGACTACTACGATTCGATCATCCACACGCGCCAGTACCAGGACCGCCTGGACACGTTGGAGCACGTGCGCGATGCCGGTCTGAAGACCTGCTGCGGCGGCATCGTCGGCATGGGCGAGACGCGCGCGCAGCGCGTCGGCCTGCTGCTGGCGCTGGCCACGCTGCCGGCACATCCCGATTCGGTGCCGATCAACAAGCTGGTGCAGGTGGCGGGCACGCCGCTGCATGGCAGTGCCGAGCTGGATCCGTTCGAGTTCGTGCGCATGATCGCGGTGGCGCGCATCGCCATGCCGCGCTCGATGGTGCGGTTGTCCGCCGGGCGCGAGGCGATGAGCGACGAACTGCAGGCGCTGTGTTTCCTGGCCGGTGCCAATTCGATCTTCTATGGCGACAAGCTGTTGACCACGGGCAACCCGGAAAGCGAACGCGACCTGGCCTTGTTCGCACGCTTGGGCCTGCAACCGATGGCGGTGCAGGTGGATGCCGAGGGCCACGACCACGGCGGCACCGTGCACGCCGATATCAGTGCCGATACGCCCGGCTGTGGCTGCGCTCACGCGGCCTGA
- the bioF gene encoding 8-amino-7-oxononanoate synthase, whose amino-acid sequence MARPDLTARLHAQRALRDAQGRRRTRRTVSRRDGVRLEVDGQWLTGFCSNDYLGLAQQFSVVNALQDAAAREGAGAGASHLVCGHHALHEALEREVAEWLGYPRALLFGSGFAANLAVQQALLSEENDVCVQDKLNHASLLDATRLAGARLRRYPHLDAEGAMRQLKHAPNGAAMLATDGVFSMDGDIAPLRALSLVARLQQALFYVDDAHGVGVVGDGRGAVAAAGLGVDDVPLQLVTLSKALGGSGALVLGRDNLIEHLAETARPYIYTTAVPPAMAAAALEAVRLARRDHWRRTKLTDLIALFRSEARRHGLDLMASETPIQPLLCGDDHTAVAMSTTLEQAGWLVGAIRPPTVPEGKARLRVTLSALHTPEQVRGLVEVIASARDRVALAVREAAPPPLPAFA is encoded by the coding sequence ATGGCCCGCCCCGACCTGACCGCCCGCCTCCACGCCCAGCGCGCCCTGCGCGATGCCCAAGGCCGTCGCCGCACGCGACGCACGGTCAGCCGTCGTGATGGCGTGCGCCTGGAAGTGGACGGCCAGTGGCTGACCGGCTTCTGCAGCAATGATTACCTGGGCCTGGCCCAGCAGTTCAGCGTGGTCAACGCGTTGCAGGACGCCGCCGCACGCGAAGGCGCTGGCGCCGGTGCCTCGCACCTGGTCTGCGGCCACCACGCCCTGCACGAGGCACTTGAACGCGAAGTGGCCGAGTGGCTGGGCTATCCGCGTGCGCTGCTGTTCGGCAGTGGCTTCGCCGCCAACCTGGCGGTGCAGCAGGCATTGCTGAGCGAAGAGAACGATGTCTGCGTACAGGACAAGCTCAACCACGCCAGCCTGCTCGATGCGACGCGGTTGGCCGGTGCACGCCTGCGCCGCTATCCACATCTGGATGCGGAAGGCGCGATGCGTCAGCTCAAGCACGCGCCCAATGGCGCGGCGATGCTGGCCACCGATGGTGTCTTCAGCATGGATGGCGACATCGCACCGCTGCGTGCATTGTCGCTTGTGGCACGCCTGCAGCAGGCGCTGTTCTACGTCGATGACGCGCACGGCGTGGGCGTGGTCGGTGATGGCCGTGGTGCCGTGGCCGCCGCCGGGCTGGGCGTGGACGACGTACCGCTGCAACTGGTCACGCTGAGCAAGGCACTGGGCGGTTCCGGTGCACTGGTGCTGGGCCGTGACAACCTGATCGAGCATCTGGCCGAAACCGCGCGCCCGTACATCTACACCACCGCCGTGCCACCGGCGATGGCCGCTGCGGCGCTTGAAGCAGTGCGCCTGGCGCGTCGCGACCACTGGCGCCGCACCAAGCTGACCGACCTGATCGCGCTGTTCCGCAGCGAAGCGCGTCGCCATGGGCTGGACCTGATGGCTTCGGAAACGCCGATCCAGCCGCTGCTGTGCGGCGATGACCATACCGCCGTTGCGATGTCCACGACGCTGGAACAGGCCGGCTGGCTGGTCGGCGCAATCCGCCCACCGACGGTGCCGGAAGGCAAGGCACGCTTGCGCGTCACCCTGTCCGCACTGCATACGCCGGAACAGGTGCGCGGCCTGGTCGAGGTCATCGCCAGCGCGCGCGACCGCGTGGCCCTGGCCGTGCGTGAAGCCGCGCCACCGCCGCTACCCGCTTTTGCCTGA